A single genomic interval of Eurosta solidaginis isolate ZX-2024a chromosome 3, ASM4086904v1, whole genome shotgun sequence harbors:
- the LOC137245927 gene encoding uncharacterized protein, translating to MSVEDFDFLVERLTPYICKKKTVFRKPISVGERIAVTLRYLATGDSFSSLMSVFLLGKTTICKIIHETCRTFYTVLGEEFLKVPSTHDEWTKIADRFNERWHFPNCCGALDGKHIAIQAPSNCGSEYFNYKKYNSIVLMALADADYKFLFVEVGAYGRESDGGVFARCPLSSALADNTLNFPPPRQLPLEIAEMPFVIVADDAFPIKTYLMKPFCYREQVMSHKIFNYRLSRARNVIENVFGICASRFRILRRPMDVKPEHAKDIVLVICVLHNFLLTRKSIYIQRCDVDDDTEGTAVRGSWRTELGENGILPSIRPSSTLGRGTDNAMNVRENFMEYFMTPHGEVAWQYNRTILHNSFQSC from the exons ATGTCTGTGGAAGATTTTGATTTTCTTGTGGAGCGCCTCACTCCATATATTTGCAAGAAAAAAACAGTTTTTCGAAAACCTATTTCGGTTGGCGAAAGAATTGCTGTTACTTTGCGTTATTTAGCAACTGGCGACAGCTTTTCTAGTCTGATGAGTGTTTTCCTTCTGGGGAAAACCACCATTTGTAAGATAATACATGAGACATGTCGGACTTTTTATACTGTTTTAGGAGAAGAATTTTTAAAG GTTCCGAGCACCCATGACGAATGGACGAAGATAGCTGACCGTTTTAACGAGCGATGGCATTTTCCTAATTGCTGCGGGGCATTAGATGGAAAGCATATTGCTATTCAAGCTCCATCAAACTGCGGTTCAGagtatttcaattacaaaaagtaTAACAGCATTGTCCTGATGGCTTTGGCGGATGCTGActacaaatttttgtttgttgaaGTTGGGGCATATGGCCGTGAGTCTGACGGGGGCGTTTTCGCAAG ATGCCCTCTTTCAAGTGCTCTTGCTGACAACACATTAAATTTCCCGCCTCCAAGGCAACTTCCGCTAGAAATTGCTGAAATGCCTTTTGTGATTGTGGCTGATGACGCGTTTCCCATAAAAACATACTTAATGAAACCATTTTGCTATCGGGAACAGGTGATGTcgcacaaaatttttaattataggCTATCGCGGGCAAGAAATGTAATTGAGAATGTGTTCGGAATATGTGCGTCTCGTTTTCGAATTCTCAGAAGACCAATGGATGTGAAACCGGAGCATGCGAAAGATATTGTCCTCGTGATTTGTGTGCTACATAACTTTCTCCTGACACGAAAATCCATATACATACAAAGATGTGATGTTGACGATGATACTGAGGGAACTGCTGTGAGAGGTAGCTGGCGAACAGAGCTGGGGGAAAACGGGATACTCCCATCAATTAGGCCAAGCAGCACATTAGGTAGAGGGACAGACAACGCGATGAATGTGCGCGAAAATTTTATGGAGTATTTTATGACGCCCCACGGTGAAGTGGCATGGCAGTATAACAGGACCATATTGCATAACTCATTTCAAAGTTGTTAA
- the LOC137245928 gene encoding uncharacterized protein, with protein MDEMEATPPTPATKKRVRKLAEHWTNERTEKLINEVESREGTWNFLSKEYKDRNAREALWQEIAEIMELPRSEVSTKWNSLRCSFRAAFNKMGQTKSGQGSTSSTANPIHASLKFLEPMMRSEAPTTSNLKHKSQIPSLGSASASEHSPEESSPTPSTSGTKRRRYDNCHEDGYAKVVERCLETVTAATKSDAWDDVGQFVASNGRLWEASNTQHAHDFKSNIYEVYPAEYLMD; from the exons ATGGACGAAATGGAAGCCACGCCACCAACCCCTGCAACCAAAAAAAGAGTGCGAAAGCTAGCGGAACATTGGACAAACGAGCGGACGGAAAAACTAATTAATGAAGTGGAGTCGAGGGAAGGGACCTGGAACTTCTTGTCCAAAGAATATAAGGACAGGAATGCAAGGGAAGCCCTTTGGCAAGAAATTGCTGAAATTATGGAGCTGCCTAGGTCGGAGGTATCCACAAAGTGGAACAGTCTTCGTTGTTCGTTTCGG GCCGCATTTAATAAAATGGGACAGACAAAGAGTGGGCAAGGGTCAACGTCGTCTACAGCAAACCCTATACACGCATCCCTTAAATTTTTAGAACCAATGATGCGAAGTGAAGCGCCAACAACTTCGAACTTGAAACAT AAAAGCCAAATCCCATCACTTGGATCTGCATCTGCTTCCGAACATTCTCCAGAAGAGTCCTCTCCGACACCATCCACATCAGGCACAAAGCGACGAAGATATGACAATTGTCATGAGGATGGTTACGCCAAAGTTGTTGAGCGGTGCTTAGAAACTGTAACTGCTGCTACAAAAAGTGATGCTTGGGATGATGTCGGACAATTTGTTGCCTCAAATGGACGCCTGTGGGAAGCCTCAAATACCCAACATGCACACGACTTTAAATCAAATATTTATGAG GTCTATCCAGCAGAATATCTGATGGATTAA